One segment of Microscilla marina ATCC 23134 DNA contains the following:
- a CDS encoding BlaI/MecI/CopY family transcriptional regulator, with the protein MKKIKLDELQLAIMQVLWDKGEATVAEIQEALKGSRDLAITTIGTVLSRLEDKKKAVTHVTQGRKYVYQAVISEQETKSSMVHSLVKQLFKGRSASLVNHLLQEDELDKNELEQLKEMIKNAEKKQGE; encoded by the coding sequence ATGAAAAAAATAAAGTTAGATGAGCTTCAACTTGCAATTATGCAGGTACTCTGGGACAAGGGCGAGGCTACAGTTGCCGAAATTCAAGAAGCATTGAAAGGCTCACGTGACCTGGCTATTACAACCATAGGTACAGTGTTGTCACGGTTGGAAGACAAAAAAAAGGCAGTAACTCACGTGACTCAAGGGCGTAAATACGTATACCAAGCGGTAATTTCTGAACAAGAAACCAAGTCTTCAATGGTACACAGTTTAGTCAAACAATTATTCAAAGGACGGTCAGCGTCGTTGGTAAACCACCTGCTACAAGAAGACGAGCTAGATAAAAATGAGTTGGAACAATTGAAAGAAATGATTAAAAACGCAGAAAAAAAGCAAGGAGAATAA
- a CDS encoding DUF434 domain-containing protein, with protein sequence MPNNQRHRGQHSDDVKIFNEKWVAILQKAVNDLSFLLSNGYAEKSSLKLVGDRYKLNARQRQALLRGSCGDQACSYRIAHQLQPAALQGAEVVVDGYNLLIITEVALSNGIILACKDKCYRDIASIHGTYKRVEETVPAIQLIGSTFQQLGVSKVHWYFDSPVSNSGRLKQMLLDEATQQGWAWEAELVYNPDKALVETGKIVVSSDGWVIDNSKHWFNMMAYLLDQKLLVANVKDVG encoded by the coding sequence ATGCCTAATAATCAACGACATAGGGGACAGCATTCTGACGATGTAAAAATTTTTAATGAAAAATGGGTAGCAATACTTCAAAAAGCAGTCAATGATTTAAGCTTTTTATTGTCTAACGGCTATGCCGAGAAATCGTCGCTCAAGCTGGTAGGCGATCGTTATAAACTCAATGCTCGTCAGCGACAAGCACTTTTACGGGGCAGTTGTGGCGACCAAGCCTGCAGTTATCGCATTGCCCACCAACTACAGCCTGCGGCACTTCAGGGGGCAGAGGTAGTAGTAGATGGTTATAATTTGCTTATTATTACTGAGGTAGCTTTGTCAAATGGAATTATTTTGGCTTGTAAAGATAAATGTTACCGAGACATTGCCAGTATTCATGGTACTTACAAACGGGTAGAAGAAACCGTGCCTGCTATTCAGTTGATTGGCAGCACTTTTCAGCAACTAGGAGTGAGCAAAGTACATTGGTATTTCGACTCGCCCGTGTCTAACAGTGGCAGGCTTAAGCAAATGTTGCTCGATGAAGCTACACAACAGGGTTGGGCGTGGGAGGCTGAATTGGTGTACAACCCCGACAAAGCTTTGGTAGAAACCGGAAAAATTGTGGTTTCGTCTGATGGTTGGGTCATCGACAACAGCAAACATTGGTTTAATATGATGGCGTATTTGCTAGACCAAAAACTGTTGGTAGCGAATGTAAAGGATGTTGGGTAA